Part of the Vigna angularis cultivar LongXiaoDou No.4 chromosome 1, ASM1680809v1, whole genome shotgun sequence genome, TAGGTGAATGTTTTTGTTTCTCCTAGAAAATGGTCGGTAGTGGATAAAGCAATAACTTACGGAATGGCAACCAGCCTGTTTTTAGCACTAGAGGGAAGGCGAGGGATACCAGTCTTGTCCTTATCTTTCTCTGACCTGATATCAATCAAAACGTAGTTTTGTGCAGATATCAAATCAAGGGCTTGAGCAGGAGTTAGGTCTCCTACAAGGTCATGGAAGCAGAAGTGTTAAGGCTCCATAATAGGGTTGTGGAGCTTAAAAATCCATCAATGCAATAGCTTAGTGCATGCATACAAAAAACAAGGTAATTTGCATCAAAAGAAGTCTTTAAGGTACCTTTGTAACCACGAAGATTAGAGGAGATGACAGACCAGATAGGAGGAATCAGGAGGTAGGCAACGAATAGTGCTCCTGCAGTTCCAGCAATCACAGTAGGGTCTGAAGAGGATATGGTTTCAACGGTTGAAGAAGCTATTGGCTTGGCAACATCAATCACCTTGGTCGTTTGTTGTGCAGCATCTGCCACTGTCTGATATCAAAGAGACTATCCTGATCAGGTTTTGCCTTTTCAAATGTCAAACAAAACTGAATCTTTGAAAAGGAGATTGAATCAAAAGAGAACTTGTCCAATCAACTGCTAACGAAATAATAAAATCCATGCATAGAACCAATTACAAAGTTATAGAATTCTTAACATGTTTTAATTTAAGGTGAACACACTTTCCTTTAGAATCAGAGTAGTTCCCAGAGATACCAAATTCCATTTAAAGAATTGATctttcttaacatgatattccATAGTGTGATTATGTCAacaaaaatttatgatttatcCACACATAGGGTGTAATTGGCACAAATGAAAGTAGGAAAAAGGACCTCAACCCCATGATTGGCTTCCAACCAGGGAATGGTTTTGcatccaaaaaaattatttagcaCACAACGACAGTGCAACATGTTCATCCTACCAAATGACTATGCAGTTAAGGAAACAAACCTTAGCAGCAGTGATAACAGGTTGGGTATCAACACCAGAGCTTTGCAGTGCTTCTTGGGCTTTCTTGGAAGCTTCAGAAATGGCAGGGGAAGCAATTTTCAAGGCCTCTTCCCCAGCTTGCTGCACAATCGGCAACGCCGTTTCGATACCAGGTTTCAAAGCGTTCCCAATTACCTCAGCAACACGCTGTGCCGTGTCCAGAACATTCGAACCCACTTCCTGAACCTGGTCAATCGTTTTCTCAacctataaataaaacaaataaagttaGATTCtttaaaagataaacaaaagCTGCGAGGTATTCCAGATAATGGGTAGGCAAGGAAATCGAAAAAAATTACCTGGGTGAGAGACGAAACAATCTGATCCTTGGCGATGGAGACAGCGGCTTTGGCTTCGTTGGGAGGGGCGAAGAGAGCGAGGAGCGAAATGGTGGATGAGGTTGGCAGTGCTATGTGGTTGCGTCTGAGTTGAGGTTTGGTAAAAGTGGTGACTACTGGGTGTGAAGAAGGAGTTGGAAGAGAAGGTCTTGGAGTAGCTGAAGAAGCCATGGCAGAAATCTCCATTGGTGATTGCTACTCTCTACACACTCACTCCCTTACTCAAAGATTCTTTGCCAGTGAGTTTAGAAAGTGATTGGTTGAAGGACGATAGATGAAAAAAGTTGGTTAGAGTGATGAGAGATGTGTGGCCAAAATCCATTGTGAAGCCATGACAGTTTAATTGTTCTTTATGTCCACCTATGCACCATCTATGTTTGAGGCTGCAAAACTATCACCACTCCACGTGGCATACCATGAACTTTCGTGGAGAACGATAATTCAAACAGTTTGGTAGACCCGATTTTAGTCCCATCTCACTTCTTTACTTTACTTTCTTATTTGTCTTTCAAACACTCCAGTTTAATCATATCAAGTCCGAGGTGGTTGTTCAAAAATACTTTACACTATTTTCGCCACTCACGTGATTTGATTTACGTGTATTTTGTATGATTTCATGTTTGACTTATTATCGGTATTTGATAATTCATGAAATGCTGTTTTGCAAACATGCTTTTGTTGTGTTTTCACTGTGTATCGAAAAGTCATAATCCTATTACACAACGGAAACAATACCTCGTACAAACATCATAACTTTCTTGAAAAAGCTAAGAAAATGTAAGGGTGaaattagaagaaaatgaaggCGGGATGGTAGTTTACTATGGTAAATATCAAAGACAGAAGGTAAACTTTTGTATCGACTACGAGAAATGTGTTTTGCCTTGTTGTACCCATATTATTACTAACTGCACCGAATATTAATGCAAATGACTAAAATATCCTCTGTTATTATCTCATATCAATTATCATTGTTACCATCGTCAATGTCAACAATGTCTCACCTCAACAGTGACGTTTGTTcggaatttttctttttaaaattttaaaattataaaaataacatcgtattatattataatatatctaGAAAAAACAATTAGAGAGGTCAAAGCCCCCAAAGAACTAAAAAGCTCCCTCATTCACCTCTACTCAAGGCAACTTCTTACAACCCATCATTCTCTTCATGAACCCTATcattttaagaatttatattatttttgaactTAATAAACAATTCTGGAATTATTTTTTGGAAGTTAAACATCTCGTCGTTTACCGAaagcatattaaaaaaaacttgttcaaaaatatatttcatattttctagAAAGTTtgttatgaaaaatttattctaaaaagtattatacatatatattctGAAAATCTTATTTCAGATTTTCTTTTCTGAAGATTTCTGGAACAAGTAATTTTTATAAGTCGCCTTTGAATAACGTAAAATGGTCATTTTCAAATCATGGTGTGCAGTTAGAAATTATGAGGTGCAAGAAAACATGCTAACAAATGTTCATCACTTCAAGTTGGGTTCCAAACGATTTTAAACCCGCAATCAAACCATTTTGCATGTCCAAGATGGTGAAATCAGGAATTCCATAGTTTACATTTTAAGgattaatcatatttaattcaCGACACTTAATACAGTAATTTTCATAGCGTTCAGTTCATTAATTCAaccattaatataaaattttatatttatcaaaaattttaaaataaaacaatacatTTATAACTGTCAAAACGGTTATCAAGGTccacttaattaaaaaatatatataattttttttgaatctaacattttctaatataaccaaaatctaaaaagtctaacatatttttttttcattttagagAATAAATAAACCATTTATCACACAaacaaatgataaaaatgataaaatgttagACTAATAAGAAATAAATGTAGAGAGTGAATGAGATATGATGGATATATTTGTCAGATAGTCATgccaagaaatttcttcttcatGTGACAACTAGAAAAAAAAGCTAGCTAGGTTAAAATCTTATTCAATCTATAGCACGTTCTTAGTTCTATACAACGTCGTTTTGTGTTGGATGTTTTCTCACACATGCATCCTGCATGCTGTCTACCGGTAATTTAAAATGGTTACAAATATTTGAAAGAGTTTAAGGTGGGATTTGaaacaaaattctaaaaagataatttagttttacaggtaatttaaaatatttttggagaagatattctcttttatttagaaattttgaaagttttaaatgaaattaaattatttaaaatgatgtaattttagtaaaaatttaaaagtctTATAttctcaattatatatatatatatatatatatatatatatatatatatatatatatatatatatattttcaatttaattgttGGTTTGGTTAAGGTTTGGGTGTCTTCAATCAAAGTAAAATAAGTTCATTAATATtctatatttgaattattaataattatataatatttaaatatttttgtttaaattattccttttatctaaataaaaatatattttataaatttaaataaatttatctaagtaaaatatttaaaaaataaaataatttaatataagattaatttaaatttgatatatttaaatatttaataaatatgaaattatgtatccaaaaataaagtaaaaacaacacatgtaacatcccaatatctcacgccagataattcataatttatatattgtaacattatatttacggtaatatcccgtaatctcacacttataaattcataattaatatatgtctacacatgttttaaactcagatttcaactataatctcataaatataattcgaattcttctaacttattcttctgtctctcccttcattggcattggatcagacgacattccttcatctgctcccgtataacgaattatacgatcatcgcacatacccaaacacaaaacaaacacaaacaagtagggtgagctaacatgcaacaaatcatttaaaacatgtataattaccttgatataaacatcatataataattatgttcgacaccctcataccacaatccctattagacactcgtctcacaatacccaatagacaccacaatacccaatagacactcatccggatgatacgttgatgagcggtcacgggaggttatgcacttggaatgacttctacttcttcttacaaatacacttccaaaatacttcataccattcacaaggttagtcccctcactatgtccaaaaccggcacatagaccaggacctcctgctcctctcaccacataattcatctctctctacttgagactagatgattattagagtatcaggataacctccaactacgggaccctcaacatcaacatatacacaaataccataatattactgaatctctccacgagactcatgccatactcatattcctcaactcacattatacccctacaaaatctccccataatactcataacatgttcagatgcataaattcaaatgcaatataataaaatacaatcatcacataatcacacaaactcaatatattgcataataatttaacagtactcaatctgttcaataggatttaagttaaaaacttgtcgagtagacttccaggaaagagaggtgcgtcacaatggacaacttaagtaccaagtctttccttagccaaagtgttcctcaactagtttttaacaaatttcttatttacagattcaaaacaacagcatataatatttataccgaATTTCaacatagataaacatacagtaaacattaacaatattcacacagaatttcaatatatgaatagtaataaaataatactaaatcataatataaaagcatagaactattaaatcataaaaaaaaaacatagaaaggttagctcccctacctctatttcagacttaatctcctgctccgaatttgtttcccccgaaacccttcagaacctctactcttcttgcaactaaaaatttctccctaactctttcttctctatttctcaagctctcacttgattcctcttttcttggtgcaaaatacccttccctcctatgactatttatagtaaaaaaaaatttactattcattaatattttaatattatttattattttaatattatttaaaaataatatttcaatcattttctcaccaaatctgatcctaatttctacctactacttacttccatgctaaggaatccaaatgctgaaaatttatttttactatttactattcacttttactattcactttttactattcactttttactattcactattcaatttttactattcgattttttttaaaaatttactaaataagttatcaaaaattttaacttctccttataaaattactataattttatatccaaaatttatatttttctatccattaaaattattattactaataaaatgctaaaatttactattataaattttttcatggGTTTTACAACACAAGCTTAAATAACTGTTCATACATGCTTCTTCACCTCAATCTATCATAATGCATGTTGATGAAGCAGTGGTGTATCTTGACCAGTAATTCGGAAAACCaaaataatatacttaaaatttatatgttttattattatcattaatataaaaaaaataatatataatatggtataattatagatataaaaaaatcacatattcattctttgttttttttaaattattaaatctatcaataattaaatcaaatttaaaattttcagctatttttttcaatttaaatgataatattatgtacaagaaatttatttctcattttattttttaatcttgttttaataaatcattaagaaaaaaatcctattaattaaaatgtattttttatacttaaaaaaattaacacaattcgaatatgattaataatttttccaaatttGAATTGTTAAGAACATCTATAATAAAATgctgaaattaaatttttaaaatagttttcttttgaatatgATATTTGAatcataaatacaaaaatattaattgataaaagtgagagaaaaaaaagacatgataaatgttaatatttttttcatgttttcaaatttaataattgtttaagtTTTACCTCTAAAAGACATGATTTTTTAAATgcttatattttaaactaatgaaaatatattatattttaattaagaagtGAAAATCTTTTTGGGAGTCAAAATCTTAGAGACCAGCAAAGCTCCGTTTCTGGCTAAAAAAATCTTTAGAATGGTCTTGTCTcatttgtgtttttattaaattttgcattgttatataaatgattattagatatttataaatatcttgAAAGATAAGAGTTAAGACGaataaaatataagagaaaaagttataaatttattgtgtgaagtttaaaaataaacaccttttataaattttcttcgTGACTTTATCATGATTGAATATTttggatatttatttttaagaccCACATCCAGTTAAAGACACCCTAACGCATCATAACTTTTATACACAACAAAGAATCGTATccttttgtaattataaaaagttaaaacttGTGTTACATTTTAGATAGTTTATTGAAACTTACATGGGCTACACATTTTAATAATTGCATTAGTAGCCtaagaaattgaatttgattCCAACAATCGATCTTTCATTACGAGGTTTCTATCAAGAGATGTTAAAACGACtttaaatttgtaaatcaaCTTCACTCATCACGCATTTCAATTAAAttgaactataaaataattaattattttaaatatggaATAGATAGAATCGATTCAATTTGTGATTAAAAGGATTTGTgaattaatcaataatttattaataatattttttataagtattttattataattattcattattttagaTTATGTAGATtgacaatttgattttttaaaataaattcaattttaaatatttaattaattaatttattatataaattgaaattttaattttcaattaacattttttttaataaaatagatgaattgtttgattatattattataaaaaaatatggatcAAGTTAATCTATTATCTTTAAATGATTTGATTTATCTAATTCATTAAtgcataataattttttactctctAAAATATAACTcgatgagaaaagaaaaatttgtttagtatataattttagtttatctaTAGTCAATACGAGATGTTGAATTGGTACGAGAGacggaaagaaagaagaaagaagacaaAGCAACTTTACTTACAAGGCAGAAAGCATATGATTTCTGTCCCAATTGCATCCTTTATTGCGTCTGTATATTGTATCAGATTTGGTCACTAGCCTTGTTTTATGCAGTATTCGACAAGACATAGTGATACACCTCATTCTCATACGTAGGCTCAACATATTAAGCGTTTCGAACGAATTGATTGAGCGTCggtcgtttttttttttggttttcttttgtGTATTCAATCCTTTTCGAAAGTGTAATCATTTTGACGTCACGATTGATTTATAGAAGACATTCTCAcgtttattaatatatttatagcGGTTGTGATAGTCAAACACATTGATTAATCATTTCGAAcgaattaatatatttttagcaaTCAAactcaataattaattattttaatatcgtATATTTGTAAAGTATAAGACAATCTGAACTCATTAATATCTATTACAAATAATCATTAACTCCGATCggtatattttatatagtagATAAGGAAATCCAGTAATTGCAATAGtttgataaaaattacaattaactTTTAACTATATAAGAGGATTAGCAATAGGCAGAtggttttaaaagaaaatagagaacaGAACTTGAGATAATCCAACAGATAAACTACCCACTGATTCATCTGCAGTGCAGCAGAATTGAGAATAAAAGCATACTCGGAAGAACCAACAATGACAACAAAGACATCCATTATGTGACAAATGTTCCATATTAGTTCTTAATTGGAGTCAGAAAGTGAAACCAACACGTGGGTTCTGTTTTTTTTCGGACTTTTGAGGTGTTAACTTTGTTTTTAGGCTGTTGGAGCCTTCCCTCAAGGGTACTTGTTAAGCAAAAACGTCATTTT contains:
- the LOC108332711 gene encoding calcium sensing receptor, chloroplastic encodes the protein MEISAMASSATPRPSLPTPSSHPVVTTFTKPQLRRNHIALPTSSTISLLALFAPPNEAKAAVSIAKDQIVSSLTQVEKTIDQVQEVGSNVLDTAQRVAEVIGNALKPGIETALPIVQQAGEEALKIASPAISEASKKAQEALQSSGVDTQPVITAAKTVADAAQQTTKVIDVAKPIASSTVETISSSDPTVIAGTAGALFVAYLLIPPIWSVISSNLRGYKGDLTPAQALDLISAQNYVLIDIRSEKDKDKTGIPRLPSSAKNRLVAIPLEELPSKLKGQVKNVKKLEAEVVALKISYLKKINKGTNVVILDSYSDVAKTVGRTLTNLGFKNTWIVADGFSGNKGWLQSRLGTDSYNFSFAEVLSPSRIIPASVRAFGTTSQSSTKLLPGAD